From the Streptomyces sp. Sge12 genome, the window CGGCCGCCGGACTGCCGGTGACCGAGGCGCAGGCCGCGGTGGTCTCCGTACGCGGGCCCTCCGCGGCGCAGACCGCGCAGTGGGCGCAGGACTGCCTGGACGACGGCCTCAAGGTGGCGTGCTTCCGCCCGCCGTCGGTGCCCGACCGGTTCTCCCGTATCCGGCTCACCTCCCGCGCCGACCTGACCGAGGCCGAGATCGACCGGGCGATCGACGTGGTGGTCAAGCACAGCCCCTGGTGAAGCAGTTGCCCCGGGAGTCCGGGGCACCACGAACGGCCCGGGCCGAGTGAGGGAGACCGTCATGACGATCGCCGGTGGGTTCCTGGCGCACACCACGAAGTCACCCGACCGGGCCGCCCTCGCCGTCGGCGACGCAGCCGGGCGGCGGTGGAGCTACGGCGCGCTGCGGCGCGGCGCGCTCGCCGTCGCCCGGGCCCTGCGCGCCGAGTTCGGCCCCGCTCCCGGACCCGCAGTACGCGTCGCCGTGCTCCTGGGCAACCGTGAGGAGTTCCCCCGGATCTTCCTGGGAGCCGCCGTCGCCGGCATTCCGGTGATGGTCCTCGACCCCGCGTGGAGCGCCGCGGAACTGGCCGCCGTCCTCTCCGACACGCCCCCGGCCCGGCTGTTCTGCGAGAGCGCCGACGGGCCGCTCGCACGACTCCTGCCCCCGGACGCCCTCGTGGAAGTGGCGGGAGGGGGCCTCGAAGCGTGGCTGCGCCCGCACCACGAGGAGCCTCGGGAGCCCGACGCCGACGCCGACGCCCGCCAGGAGTTCGCCGAGGTGCCGCACGGCGCACCGTTCTACGTCGGCTTCACCTCGGGGAGCACCGGCCGCCCCAAGGGGGTGGTCCGCTCGCACCGCTCCTGGCTGCGCACCTTCGACCGCTACACCGCCGAGTTCGGCATCGGCGCCGGCGACACGGTGCTGCTGCCCGGCTCGCTCGCGCATTCGCACTTCCTCTTCGGGCTCGTGCACGGGCTGCACGTCGGTGCGACCGTCCGCCTGATGCCGGCCTTCGACGCGGGACGCGCACTCGACCACATCGAGCGCCACGGCGTCACCCGGCTCTACCTCGTGCCGACCATGTTCCAGGCGCTGCTCGAACACGCGCGCCGGCAACCGGGCCGGCGGTTCCCCGCGGTGCGCTCCCTGCTGTCGGTCGGCGCGAAATGGTCCCCGGCCAGCCGTGCGACGGCCGCGGACCTCTTCCCGAACGCCGACGCCGTGGAGTTCTACGGCTCCACGGAGCTCAGCCTCGTCTCCGTGCTCCACGGCGACGACGACGGTCCGCGCGAGTCGGTCGGCAGACCGGTGGCCGGTGTGGAGCTCTCGCTGCGCACGCCCTCGGGCGAGGCGGCCGGTGTGAACGAGCCGGGCCAGGTCCATGTGCGCAGCGACATGCTCTTCACCCGGTACCTGTCCGCCGACCATGTCGAAGCACCCGATGCGGACGGCTGGTTCACCGTCGGGGACATCGGGCGCGTCGACGAGCGCGGCTATCTGCACCTCGTCGGCAGGAAGCAGGGAATGCTGATCAGCGGCGGGCTCAATGTGTACCCGGAGGAGGTCACCGCCGCCCTGCTGCGACTGGAGGAGATCGCCGAGGCCGCGGTCGTCGGACTGCCCGACGAGCGCTGGGGCGATCTGGTGTGCGCGGTGGTCAGGTGGCGGCGCGGGGCCCGTCTCGGTCTCGCGGAGCTGCGCGAGCGGGCCTCGGCCCACGTGTCGCGGCAGAAGTGCCCCCGGCGGCTCTTCGAGACGGACGAGCTGCCCCACACCTCCAGCGGGAAGATCGACCACGGGCGGGTACGGAGCCTTCTGCTGGACGGCCGCCACAGCATGCGGGAGGTGCGGTGAAGCGCACCGGCCGATGGCCGCGGCGGCCGACTCCGTACGGCTTCTCAGCCCCGCTCCACCAGTACCTGCAACGGGGCGCGGAACGAGAGCAGGGCCAGCATCCGCGGCGAGGTCCCGTCCGAGAGCCGCAGGTCCGGCAGGCGGGCGGCCGTCATCCGCATCACCACATCGGCCTCCATCCGGGCCAGTTCGGCACCGGAACAGCGGTGCCGCCCGATGCCGAACGACAGGTGCTTGCGCACATTGGACCGGTACGGGCAGAGCTGTTCGGGCTTCTCGAAGACCTCGGTGTCCGAGCCGGTGGACGACAGCATCAGCAGCAGCGGCGCTCCGGCCGGGAGCTCCACACCGGACAGGGTCATCGGCCGGCCGGTGACCCTGCGCCAGGTGGTGATCGGCGGATCCCGGCGCAGCACCTCCTCGGTCCAGGGCGCCACGGTCGCCGGCTCGGCGGCGAACTGCTGCCACAGACCGGGCTCCCGCAGTGCCCTGCGGTACATGGTGCTCAGCATCTGGGTGGTCGTCATCTGACCGGCGATGATCATGAAGTAGACCACCGCCGCCTTCTGGGTCACGCCCAGCGGTTCCCCGTCCGGCAACCGGTGCTCGGCGAGCGCGCCGAGCAGCGTGCCGGCCTCGGGCGCCGGCTGCGAGACGAGGTCGGTGAGCCAGGAGTAGAAGGCGGCGGCCTCGCGGGCCAGCGCCACCTCCCGCTCGCCCCGCGGCCGCCCCCAGAACAGTTCCAGGGAGGCGTCGCTCCAGCGGGCCAGGGTGTCGATGTCCACGTCGATGGCCGATTCCAGACCGAGCAGCCGCAGCATCACCCGGAAGGGAACGTCCCGGGCGATGGTCGTCGCCAGGTCGCACGTGCCGTCGGCGGCCAGCCGCCCTTCGACGTCGTCGAGCGCCTCCGCCACGACCTTCTCGACCATCGGCATCGAGGCGTTCACGGCCTGGGCGTTGAACAGCTTGGTCATGATGCGCCGATAGCCGGCGTGGCTGTCCGAGCTGTTGTTTGCAAGTGTTTGCGGGAGGTCGAACCTGACTCTCGCGAGGACGCGAAGCGTCTGTACCGAGAATCGCCCGATCGCGTCGATCGCATTGTCCGGAAGGAAGTTCTCCGGGTCGAGCAGAATGGACCGCACGTCCTCGTATCGGCTGATCAGCCAAAGTCCCGTGTTCTCGTCGAACTTCACGGGTTCGTTTTCCCGGAGTGCCGCCATCGCCGGATATGGGTCGAGCGCATATCCCTGGTCGAAAAGATCCACACTGTCAACGGGCATTGCCAACATCACGTCAATTCCACCTTCCCCCGTTCGAAGGTATCAAGCCTTGGTGATCGCGCTGAATACCGGCCGGGGAAGAATCTGTGTGAGCCGCGTCTCGCGCGGACGCCGCCCTGGGGCGGGGCCGCGGACGGCGGGCCGTCCGAAGTCAGGTCTGCGGACGGCCCGCACGTGAGCGGTCCGGCGTCCCGGCACCCGCCGGTGCCCGGACGTGACTACTGCTGAGGGGCGTCGAGCGGGTTGCCGTTGTTGATGCCGGCCTTCTTCGCGGCGTCGATGGAAGCGGCGGACGGCTTCACCTTGGTGAAGGTGTCGTGGCCGACCAGGGTGGACTTCCAGGCGTTGGCCTCGGTGGTGCCGGAGGTCAGCAGCCACTGGGTGTTGATCCGGGCCTCGGTGCCGCCGACGTACTGGCCGCTCCACGTGGTCGCGGAGTGGGCGTTGCGGTAGTTATTCTTCCAGGCCACCGTCCAGCCGAGGGCGGTGCCGCTGCCGTCGGTGGCCGGGGTGCTGTCGTAACGACCGGTCAGGACGTAGCGGCTCTCGGCGTTGCCGACGGCCGACTCGTAGGTGCCGGTGAGGGCGCCGTCGGCGCCCGCGGTCACGATGAAGGTCGAGCCGAGCTGGTTGTACCAGGTGCCGGTGATGCCCGCCTCGGCGGCGGAGACCTGGGCCTTCGAGTCCTTGGAGGGGTCGGCCGAAGCGCTGGCCGTAATCGAGATCGTGGTCAGGGAAACGGCGATGGCGGCGACGACGATCTTGCGCATGTGAGACACGAAAAAATACTCCCCTAGTTGTTGCCCGGCGAGGGACGGAAGGCGCGCATGTGGCGCGCGCCCGCCGTATCCCGCCCGTCAAGGTTTGTGACCTCGGCCGTGCACCTGGCGGTGTCGGTGAACAAACAGCAGTGCGGCATGTGTCTTTGGCGGCAGAACTGGATGGTCGAGGTCCGGGTCGATGGTTGCCAAGGGCACATGTTCGGTGTAAATCGTACTAGCCTTCACAGGGTTCTCAACAACATTTTCTGCAAAGCAATTTCGGCCAAAGAATGGCCGAGTCCTGTCGGTGACTTCGTCAACTCGGCCCGGCCGGGGTATCCCTCACAGCCAGGGGATCTGCTCGGCCGCGTACCGGTGGGCGCGGAAGACCGAGTTCTGGGCGCCGGCCGAGGACTCCAGGCCCACGCCCTCGCCGAAGGACCGGAACTGCGGGACCACGAACTCCCACACGACGTCCCCGTCCGGCGTCACCTCGAAGAGCCGGCCGAAGGAGCCCTCCGCCACGAAGGTGTTCCCGTTGGGCAGGCGCTGCGCGCTGGACATGTACGGGCTGAAGAAGTTCTGCGGCGGGTTGTCCTCGTACGACCACACCTCCGTGCCGGTGTGCGGGTCGAGCTCCAGCACCCGCGAGTACGGCACCGAGGTGGTGTCGCGGTAGGTTCCGTTGTCGAAGACCAGCAGGGTGCCGCCGGGCAGTTCGTGCGGGTGGTGCTGCTGGGCCAGCACGTCCGGGCCGATGCGCCACTGCACGGACCCGTCGGCGCGGTCGACCGACACGGTGGTGGACGCGCTGCGGAAGCCCACCACGATCGAGCCGTCGGCGCTCTCGTTGACGGTGTTGGCCATCGGCCAGTGGTTGCGGGCGAAGTGCCGGTTCAGCGGCACCTCCTCCGGGTCCAGGTGCTCGATGGCGGCCCAGCGCCACACGATCTCCCCCTCCCAGGTCAGCTCGTACACCACGTCCCCGTAGATCACCCCACCGGGCGCCTCGGACCCGGGGATGCCACCCCTGATCCGGGCCGCGTCGGCCGGGTCCAGTGGCTCGACCGCCCCGATGATCAGGTTGCCGTTGCGCAGGATCGAGGCGTCGTGGTGGTGGAAGGGGTGCCGGACCTCGCGGAGCACCGTGGAGTCGGGCGCCAGCTCCTGGAAGATGCCGCCGTGGTAGACGTCCCAGATGGGGAACAGGGTCGGGCCGGTGGTGTCCTTGGCCGCGTAGAAGAGGTTGCCGCCCGGCAGGAGCTGCGCCTGGCGGCCGGGCGGGTGCGGGGAGTTCCAGGTGTGCGCCGGCCGGCCCTCGATGTCGACGAGGTGGATCTCGCCGGCGCTGGTGATCGGCGTGTAGAGGGTGAGGCCGCCGTAGCTGCGCTCGGGGTCGTGGGCGATCAGGCCGACGCCGCGGCGGCGCACGGTGTTCTGGTCGACGGTCATGAACATCTCCTGGGAGTGGTGGGGCGGGTGGGGCGGGACGGGGTGGCGTGGCTCAGCGGACGGTGACGGCGGCCGGGTCGGCGGCCGTCAGGGGTCCGGGGTTCAGGTACCGCAGCAGCGCGGCGCGGTCGGCGGCGCCGGGCAGTTTCTGGGCGGCCTTGGCCCAGGCCGCCTCCTCCTCCAACTGCGCCAGCAGTTCGGGGGAGAGGGTGGCGCCGTAGGTGTAGCGCGGCTGGTAGGCGTCGACGTAGGCGGCCTGGAGGGCGCCCTTGGACTGCGTCAGTACGGCCTTGCGGGCACGGGCCGGGTCGGCGCCCAGTTCGCGCTGGGCGCGCAGCAGCGTGCGCAGGACCGCGGTGGTGCTCTCCTCGTTCGCGGAGGGGCCGGCGACGAGGAGGGTCCTGGCCGTGTACCCGGTGAAGGGCAGCTCGGCGTAGGAGCCGCCGAGGGCGGTGCGCGCGGCGTCGTAGAAGCTGGGGAAGGTGACCCCGGCGTCGATGTCCCCCCGGGCCAGCGCCGAAGTGACCTGGTTCGGGGCGAGGTTGACCACGGTCACGTCCGCCGCCGTCAGCTGCGCCGAGGCGAGCATGCGCGACAGGGCGTACTCGACGTTCGTGCCCTGCGGAACCCCCACCTTGCGGCCCTTGAGCGCGGCGAAGCCGGTGATCTGCCGGTCGGTCCGGGTCAGGAGGCGCCAGTCGGAGAACCGGGACAGGTCGGCGACGACCCGCAGCTCGCGCCCGCCCAGGGCGGCCGTCACGGCGGGCAGGTCGCCCACGACGCCGAGCTGGGCCTGGCCGCCGAGCACGGCGTTCAGGGCGTCCCGGCCGGTGGGCTGGGTCGTGACGGTGGCGCGTACGCCCTCGGCGGCCCAGAGATCGCCGTCCTCGGCCACGTGGACGGGGGCGCCGCCGAGGTAGTCGCTCGCGGCGAGCGTGACGG encodes:
- a CDS encoding aryl-sulfate sulfotransferase — encoded protein: MTVDQNTVRRRGVGLIAHDPERSYGGLTLYTPITSAGEIHLVDIEGRPAHTWNSPHPPGRQAQLLPGGNLFYAAKDTTGPTLFPIWDVYHGGIFQELAPDSTVLREVRHPFHHHDASILRNGNLIIGAVEPLDPADAARIRGGIPGSEAPGGVIYGDVVYELTWEGEIVWRWAAIEHLDPEEVPLNRHFARNHWPMANTVNESADGSIVVGFRSASTTVSVDRADGSVQWRIGPDVLAQQHHPHELPGGTLLVFDNGTYRDTTSVPYSRVLELDPHTGTEVWSYEDNPPQNFFSPYMSSAQRLPNGNTFVAEGSFGRLFEVTPDGDVVWEFVVPQFRSFGEGVGLESSAGAQNSVFRAHRYAAEQIPWL
- a CDS encoding ABC transporter substrate-binding protein, whose translation is MPGPRAVAAVLLAALLSPLATACAGSPSGTAAGDRPAVTLAASDYLGGAPVHVAEDGDLWAAEGVRATVTTQPTGRDALNAVLGGQAQLGVVGDLPAVTAALGGRELRVVADLSRFSDWRLLTRTDRQITGFAALKGRKVGVPQGTNVEYALSRMLASAQLTAADVTVVNLAPNQVTSALARGDIDAGVTFPSFYDAARTALGGSYAELPFTGYTARTLLVAGPSANEESTTAVLRTLLRAQRELGADPARARKAVLTQSKGALQAAYVDAYQPRYTYGATLSPELLAQLEEEAAWAKAAQKLPGAADRAALLRYLNPGPLTAADPAAVTVR
- a CDS encoding cytochrome P450; translated protein: MTKLFNAQAVNASMPMVEKVVAEALDDVEGRLAADGTCDLATTIARDVPFRVMLRLLGLESAIDVDIDTLARWSDASLELFWGRPRGEREVALAREAAAFYSWLTDLVSQPAPEAGTLLGALAEHRLPDGEPLGVTQKAAVVYFMIIAGQMTTTQMLSTMYRRALREPGLWQQFAAEPATVAPWTEEVLRRDPPITTWRRVTGRPMTLSGVELPAGAPLLLMLSSTGSDTEVFEKPEQLCPYRSNVRKHLSFGIGRHRCSGAELARMEADVVMRMTAARLPDLRLSDGTSPRMLALLSFRAPLQVLVERG
- a CDS encoding AMP-binding protein, which gives rise to MTIAGGFLAHTTKSPDRAALAVGDAAGRRWSYGALRRGALAVARALRAEFGPAPGPAVRVAVLLGNREEFPRIFLGAAVAGIPVMVLDPAWSAAELAAVLSDTPPARLFCESADGPLARLLPPDALVEVAGGGLEAWLRPHHEEPREPDADADARQEFAEVPHGAPFYVGFTSGSTGRPKGVVRSHRSWLRTFDRYTAEFGIGAGDTVLLPGSLAHSHFLFGLVHGLHVGATVRLMPAFDAGRALDHIERHGVTRLYLVPTMFQALLEHARRQPGRRFPAVRSLLSVGAKWSPASRATAADLFPNADAVEFYGSTELSLVSVLHGDDDGPRESVGRPVAGVELSLRTPSGEAAGVNEPGQVHVRSDMLFTRYLSADHVEAPDADGWFTVGDIGRVDERGYLHLVGRKQGMLISGGLNVYPEEVTAALLRLEEIAEAAVVGLPDERWGDLVCAVVRWRRGARLGLAELRERASAHVSRQKCPRRLFETDELPHTSSGKIDHGRVRSLLLDGRHSMREVR
- a CDS encoding streptavidin codes for the protein MRKIVVAAIAVSLTTISITASASADPSKDSKAQVSAAEAGITGTWYNQLGSTFIVTAGADGALTGTYESAVGNAESRYVLTGRYDSTPATDGSGTALGWTVAWKNNYRNAHSATTWSGQYVGGTEARINTQWLLTSGTTEANAWKSTLVGHDTFTKVKPSAASIDAAKKAGINNGNPLDAPQQ